A portion of the Bacteroides faecium genome contains these proteins:
- a CDS encoding RagB/SusD family nutrient uptake outer membrane protein — MKKKTILYSALLAFGLLSFSGCSDQFLKDMTPYDKYSPEQTFGSEVILDQYIQNIYYNYFRVSGMTPTQSYSLAGKYTDFTAYTEEKWGIQTKISSSNILEEAKDCDSYFGANLASNISNDPYSRIRYCNDVLEGIDKYGQTLSDGFVRKAKGQAYFLRAIQLFDLVRVYGGVPIVNTVLNAADREAAKAYNRESVEACIKQIISDLDDAAGLLPTRKEWGDAEYGRLTKEAALAYKSRVLLVFASPIFNKDWDNSGNQRWKDALKATQDAKTLLDNEGYGLYGATGKDWDEMFYKNDNKFCKEVIMVKMLAASTSGSDERSSWQKAIRLKSMGSNGAGFQVPQGMLDIFPMADGKPAVDENGNFVNGYDKFLFFKNRDPRFYYTFTFSGMKWGYDANADAVVWNYCWEDASENQYFANVGSSPAIVRKMSSPIASSANTYAADGTDVYEYRYAELLLNLAECYAATGDASTAIDVLGQVRARVGIPVGNNKYGLGSVSDKHEAIKACLRERQIELAYEGKRYWDIWRWMLYTDDASNNNTTCATLGLEPLNGTHRVGKYLKVKGSTTKEDPIASEVAAFDTPVDVNDEANLQANLEILAEFWTSHFEFKDTKTPVDNINNEQAEITWRENYYLSGLPENVLLMNPWLSQSTGWQDAYGAKGTFDARQ; from the coding sequence ATGAAAAAGAAAACGATATTATATAGTGCGCTGTTAGCGTTCGGTTTACTTTCATTTTCCGGTTGTAGTGATCAGTTTCTGAAAGATATGACTCCTTATGATAAGTATTCACCGGAACAAACTTTTGGAAGTGAGGTTATTTTAGATCAGTATATTCAGAATATTTATTATAACTATTTCCGTGTATCAGGTATGACTCCTACACAGTCATATAGCTTAGCTGGTAAATATACCGATTTTACGGCATATACCGAAGAAAAGTGGGGAATACAAACCAAGATTAGTTCCAGTAATATTTTGGAAGAAGCTAAGGATTGTGATTCTTATTTTGGTGCAAATCTGGCATCTAATATAAGCAATGATCCATATTCGCGTATTCGTTATTGTAATGATGTTTTAGAAGGTATTGATAAATATGGTCAAACTCTCTCGGATGGATTTGTGAGAAAGGCAAAGGGACAAGCATATTTCCTACGTGCAATTCAATTATTTGATTTGGTTCGTGTTTATGGTGGAGTTCCAATTGTAAATACAGTCTTAAATGCCGCTGACCGTGAGGCTGCCAAGGCATATAATCGTGAGAGTGTAGAAGCATGCATTAAACAAATTATAAGTGACCTTGACGATGCGGCAGGATTACTTCCTACCCGTAAAGAATGGGGAGATGCAGAATATGGGCGATTGACAAAAGAAGCAGCCTTAGCATATAAAAGCCGTGTACTTCTAGTTTTTGCCAGTCCAATATTTAATAAGGATTGGGATAACTCGGGTAACCAACGTTGGAAAGATGCTTTGAAGGCGACTCAAGATGCAAAAACTTTATTGGATAATGAAGGGTACGGATTGTACGGAGCAACTGGTAAAGATTGGGATGAGATGTTTTACAAAAATGATAATAAATTCTGCAAAGAAGTTATCATGGTGAAAATGCTTGCCGCTTCAACTTCAGGTTCTGATGAACGCAGTAGTTGGCAAAAAGCGATTCGATTAAAGTCAATGGGAAGTAATGGAGCTGGTTTCCAAGTGCCACAAGGCATGCTTGATATTTTCCCAATGGCTGACGGAAAGCCTGCTGTTGATGAAAATGGTAATTTTGTAAATGGTTATGATAAGTTCCTGTTTTTCAAAAACCGTGATCCACGCTTTTATTATACTTTTACTTTCTCTGGAATGAAATGGGGGTATGATGCTAATGCGGATGCTGTTGTATGGAACTATTGTTGGGAAGATGCCAGTGAAAATCAATATTTTGCAAATGTAGGGAGTAGTCCTGCTATTGTACGCAAAATGTCTAGTCCAATTGCAAGTAGTGCCAATACTTATGCTGCCGACGGAACAGACGTTTATGAATATCGTTATGCGGAACTACTTTTGAACTTGGCAGAGTGTTACGCTGCTACTGGTGATGCGTCGACGGCTATTGATGTACTGGGGCAGGTGCGCGCTCGCGTTGGAATTCCTGTTGGTAACAATAAATATGGTTTAGGTAGTGTTTCCGATAAACACGAGGCGATTAAAGCTTGTCTGCGTGAACGTCAGATAGAACTGGCATACGAAGGAAAACGATATTGGGATATTTGGCGTTGGATGTTATATACTGATGATGCAAGTAATAATAATACGACATGTGCTACATTGGGACTTGAACCATTGAATGGGACTCACCGTGTTGGTAAATATTTGAAAGTGAAAGGCTCTACAACAAAGGAGGATCCTATAGCATCTGAAGTTGCTGCGTTCGATACTCCGGTAGATGTAAATGATGAAGCTAATTTACAAGCAAACCTTGAGATTTTAGCTGAATTCTGGACTTCTCACTTTGAGTTCAAAGATACTAAAACACCAGTGGATAATATAAATAATGAACAGGCTGAAATAACTTGGAGAGAAAATTACTATCTGTCTGGTTTACCGGAAAATGTGTTATTGATGAATCCTTGGTTGTCACAAAGTACAGGATGGCAGGATGCATATGGCGCAAAAGGTACATTTGATGCCAGACAATAA
- a CDS encoding polysaccharide lyase: MKKKHLLLAAFAATMLTPTIAWAQYPQISGEAKDNYTKMMTEERKRSDEAWAKALPIVQKEAREGRPYIPWAGRPYDLPQADIPSFPGAEGGGMYSFGGRGGKVITVTNLNDRGPGSFREACETGGARIIVFNVAGIIRLESPIIVRAPYVTIAGQTAPGDGVCIAGESFWVDTHDVVVRHMRFRRGETKVWHRDDSFGGNPVGNIMIDHCSCTWGLDENISFYRHMYDPSEGQYESKDLKLPTVNVTIQNTISAKALDTYNHAFGSTLGGENCAFARNLWASNSGRNPSIGWNGIFNFVNNIVFNWVHRSSDGGDYTAMFNMINNYYKPGPATPKDSNVGHRILKPEAGRSKLDHKEYGRVYADGNIMEGYPEITKDNWNGGIQIETQPNTDGYTEYMRSYQPFEMPYINIMGANDAYDYVLKHVGANIPCRDIVDERVIEEVRTGIPYYEKKLPKDAYGDLTGLSPKSMGEDGQFKYRRLPKDSYKQGIITDIRQMGGYPEYKGTPYVDTDKDGMPDEWEIANGLNPNDPSDANKDCTGDGYTNIEKYINGISTKHKVDWRDMKNNYDTLAEKGKLM; encoded by the coding sequence ATGAAGAAGAAGCATCTACTTTTAGCAGCTTTCGCTGCAACAATGTTGACTCCGACCATTGCATGGGCGCAATACCCGCAAATATCCGGCGAAGCCAAAGATAACTATACGAAAATGATGACCGAAGAGCGGAAACGTTCTGACGAAGCATGGGCAAAAGCGTTGCCGATAGTACAAAAAGAAGCCAGGGAAGGACGCCCTTATATCCCTTGGGCTGGTCGCCCGTATGATTTGCCACAAGCTGATATCCCTTCATTCCCAGGTGCTGAAGGTGGTGGTATGTACAGTTTCGGCGGCCGTGGCGGCAAAGTGATAACTGTAACAAATCTGAATGACCGCGGACCGGGTTCTTTCCGTGAAGCATGCGAAACTGGCGGTGCACGTATTATCGTATTCAATGTTGCCGGTATCATCCGTCTGGAATCTCCGATTATCGTCCGTGCTCCTTACGTAACCATTGCTGGACAAACAGCTCCTGGAGACGGTGTTTGTATCGCTGGAGAATCATTTTGGGTAGATACACATGATGTCGTAGTACGTCATATGCGTTTCCGTCGTGGAGAAACGAAAGTATGGCATCGTGATGACTCTTTCGGAGGTAACCCTGTTGGTAATATAATGATTGACCACTGTTCCTGTACATGGGGATTGGATGAAAATATTTCTTTCTATCGCCACATGTATGATCCTAGTGAAGGACAATATGAGAGCAAAGACTTGAAGCTTCCTACTGTAAACGTAACTATCCAAAATACTATCTCAGCAAAAGCATTGGATACATACAACCATGCATTCGGTAGCACATTAGGAGGTGAGAACTGCGCATTTGCCCGTAACCTCTGGGCTAGCAACTCCGGACGTAATCCTTCTATCGGCTGGAATGGTATCTTTAACTTCGTTAATAATATCGTGTTCAACTGGGTTCACCGTTCTTCAGACGGTGGTGACTATACCGCAATGTTCAACATGATTAATAACTACTACAAACCGGGACCTGCTACTCCTAAAGACTCCAATGTAGGACATCGTATCTTGAAACCGGAAGCGGGACGTAGCAAGTTGGATCATAAAGAATATGGACGGGTATATGCCGACGGAAATATCATGGAAGGCTATCCTGAAATAACGAAAGACAACTGGAATGGCGGTATCCAGATTGAAACCCAGCCGAACACTGACGGATATACTGAATACATGCGTAGCTATCAGCCGTTCGAGATGCCGTATATCAATATCATGGGGGCTAATGATGCTTATGATTATGTATTGAAGCATGTAGGTGCGAATATTCCTTGCCGTGATATTGTTGACGAACGTGTGATTGAAGAAGTTAGAACAGGCATTCCTTATTATGAAAAGAAACTTCCGAAAGACGCTTATGGTGATTTGACAGGCTTGTCTCCTAAGTCAATGGGCGAGGACGGACAGTTCAAGTATCGTCGTCTGCCGAAAGATTCTTATAAGCAAGGTATTATTACCGATATCCGTCAGATGGGTGGCTATCCTGAATACAAAGGTACTCCTTATGTAGATACAGACAAAGATGGTATGCCGGATGAATGGGAAATCGCCAACGGATTGAATCCGAATGACCCGAGTGACGCCAACAAAGATTGTACAGGTGACGGATATACTAATATTGAAAAATATATCAATGGTATCAGTACGAAGCACAAAGTAGACTGGAGAGACATGAAGAACAACTACGATACTTTGGCTGAAAAAGGAAAATTAATGTAA
- a CDS encoding DUF3826 domain-containing protein — protein MKKILIISLLLLCGWISAGAVDLNKENRDPKYVESIINRSQKIVDKLGVTDTKVAEDVRNIIANRYFELNDIYEVRDAKVKKVKELGLTGDAKTEALKAAENEKDAALYRSHFAFPANLSLFLDEKQIEAVKDGMTYGVVKVTYDSHLDMIPSLKEEEKAQIYAWLVEAREFALDAENSNKKHAAFGKYKGRINNYLAKRGYDLKKEREEWYKRVKARGGSL, from the coding sequence ATGAAAAAGATATTAATAATTTCTCTACTGTTACTTTGTGGCTGGATATCTGCCGGAGCAGTTGACTTGAATAAAGAAAACCGTGACCCCAAATATGTGGAGTCTATCATCAATCGTTCACAGAAGATTGTCGATAAACTTGGAGTTACGGATACAAAAGTGGCGGAAGATGTCCGTAATATCATTGCCAACCGTTATTTTGAATTGAACGATATCTATGAAGTGCGCGATGCAAAAGTCAAGAAAGTAAAAGAATTGGGACTGACTGGCGACGCTAAAACTGAAGCATTGAAAGCTGCGGAAAATGAAAAGGATGCAGCGCTGTATCGTTCTCATTTCGCATTTCCTGCAAATTTGTCTCTTTTCCTTGACGAGAAGCAGATAGAAGCAGTGAAGGACGGCATGACCTATGGAGTGGTGAAAGTGACTTACGACTCACATCTTGATATGATTCCGAGTTTGAAAGAAGAGGAAAAGGCACAAATCTATGCGTGGCTGGTAGAAGCCCGTGAATTTGCCTTGGATGCTGAAAATTCGAATAAGAAACACGCAGCTTTCGGAAAATATAAAGGACGTATTAACAACTATCTGGCTAAACGCGGATACGACTTGAAGAAAGAACGTGAAGAATGGTACAAACGTGTGAAAGCACGTGGAGGATCTTTATAA
- a CDS encoding glycoside hydrolase family 43 protein translates to MKKLRNTLAAIGILFLASCGGSKDYYMFTSFHEPADEGLRYLYSEDGMHWDSIPGVWLKPELGKHQLMRDPSMVRTPDGTFHLVWTTSWKGDLGFGYANSRDLVHWSEQQMITVMADEPTTVNVWAPEIFYDDDSEQFMVVWASCVPGRFEKGIEEENNNHRLYYITTKDFKTVSKAKVLYDPGFSTIDAVLVKRAKNDYVMVLKDNTRPERNLKIAFADSLTGPYSPASQPFTESFVEGPTVEKVGEDYLIYFDVYKKKIYGAMRTKDFKNFTDITNDVSVPAGHKHGTIFKAPATVVKTLLEESKKK, encoded by the coding sequence ATGAAAAAGTTAAGAAATACATTAGCCGCAATAGGTATTTTGTTCTTGGCTTCTTGTGGGGGAAGCAAAGACTATTATATGTTCACTTCATTCCACGAACCGGCTGACGAGGGTTTAAGATATTTATATAGTGAGGACGGAATGCATTGGGATAGTATTCCGGGAGTTTGGTTGAAACCGGAACTGGGAAAACACCAATTGATGCGGGATCCTTCCATGGTGCGCACTCCCGATGGGACTTTCCATTTAGTCTGGACTACGAGCTGGAAAGGTGATTTGGGATTCGGCTATGCAAATTCCAGAGATTTGGTTCATTGGTCGGAACAACAAATGATTACTGTTATGGCTGATGAACCGACCACTGTTAATGTATGGGCTCCGGAGATTTTTTATGATGACGATAGTGAGCAGTTTATGGTGGTGTGGGCTTCATGTGTCCCCGGTCGTTTTGAGAAAGGGATAGAAGAAGAAAACAATAACCATCGCTTGTATTATATCACAACGAAGGATTTTAAGACAGTTTCAAAAGCGAAAGTCTTATACGATCCGGGTTTTAGTACAATTGATGCTGTTCTGGTGAAACGGGCAAAAAATGATTATGTGATGGTACTCAAAGATAATACCCGTCCTGAACGTAACCTGAAGATTGCTTTTGCAGATTCCCTGACAGGGCCTTATTCGCCTGCATCACAACCATTCACCGAATCCTTTGTAGAGGGACCGACCGTAGAAAAGGTAGGAGAGGACTATCTCATTTATTTTGATGTGTATAAGAAGAAAATATACGGAGCTATGCGCACAAAGGACTTTAAGAATTTCACCGATATAACCAATGATGTAAGCGTACCTGCCGGACATAAACACGGAACAATATTCAAGGCTCCGGCAACAGTGGTTAAAACACTGTTGGAAGAAAGTAAGAAGAAATAA
- a CDS encoding MGH1-like glycoside hydrolase domain-containing protein — protein sequence MNNSTKILFALAAGWLTATVSAQDRIHYTGTEISNPTYHDGQLSPVVGVHNIQLVRANREHPDASNGHGWTYNHQPMLAYWNGQFYYQYLADPSDEHVPPSQTFLMTSKDGYQWTNPEIVFPPYKVPDGYTKESRPGMQAKDLIAIMHQRVGFYVSKSGRLITMGNYGVALDKKDDPNDGNGIGRVVREIKKDGSFGPIYFIYYNHGFNEKNTDYPYFKKSKDREFVKACQEILDNPLYMMQWVEEADREDPIIPLKKGYKAFNCYTLPDGRIASLWKHALTSISEDGGHTWAEPVLRAKGFVNSNAKIWGQRLSDGTYATVYNPSEFRWPLAISLSKDGLEYTTLNLVHGEITPMRYGGNYKSYGPQYPRGIQEGNGVPADGDLWVSYSVNKEDMWISRIPVPVELNASAHANDDFSKSKAIAELTNWNIYSPAWAPVSLDGQWLKLQDKDPFDYAKVERKIPASKELKVSFDLQAGQNDKGTLQIEFLNENGIACSRMELTNDGIFRMKGGSRFANMMKYEAGKSYHVEAVLSTTDRNIQVYVDGKRVGLRMFYAPVASVERIAFRTGVPRTFPTVDTPADQTYDLPNAGEQEPLAEYRIANVKTSSTDKDASSAFLKYADFSHYVDYFNGMEDENIIQAIPNAKASEWMEENIPLFECPQRNFEEMYYYRWWSLRKHIKETPVEYGMTEFLVQRSYSDKYNLIACAIGHHIYESRWLRDPKYLDQIIHTWYRGNDGGPMKKMDKFSSWNADAVLARYMVDGDKDFMLDMKKDLETEYQRWERTNRLKNGLYWQGDVQDGMEESISGGRRKKYARPTINSYMYGNAKALSLMGVLSGDEGMAMQYGMKADTLKTLVDTELWNTRHQFFETMRTDSSANVREAIGYIPWYFNLPDTAKMYEVAWKEIMDEKGFSAPYGLTTAERRHPEFRTRGVGKCEWDGAIWPFASAQTLTAMANFMNNYPQTVLSDSVYFRQMELYVESQYHRGRPYIGEYLDEVTGYWLKGDQERSRYYNHSTFNDLMITGLIGLRPRLDNTIEVNPLIPADKWDWFCLDNVLYHGHNLTILWDKNGDRYHCGKGLRIFVDGKEVGHADTLTRIVCTNVL from the coding sequence ATGAACAACTCTACAAAGATTCTCTTTGCACTAGCTGCCGGATGGCTGACAGCTACAGTATCAGCACAAGACAGAATCCATTACACAGGAACAGAAATCTCAAATCCTACTTATCATGACGGACAACTGTCCCCAGTAGTAGGGGTACATAATATCCAATTGGTGCGGGCAAACCGGGAACACCCTGATGCCTCTAACGGCCATGGTTGGACTTACAATCATCAACCGATGCTGGCTTATTGGAACGGCCAATTCTATTATCAATACCTGGCTGATCCTTCGGATGAACATGTCCCGCCTTCCCAAACCTTCCTGATGACATCAAAAGATGGTTATCAATGGACAAATCCCGAAATTGTATTTCCACCGTATAAAGTACCGGATGGATATACCAAAGAATCCCGTCCGGGTATGCAGGCTAAAGACTTGATTGCCATCATGCACCAACGCGTAGGCTTTTACGTCTCTAAATCCGGCCGTTTGATAACGATGGGGAATTACGGAGTTGCTCTGGATAAGAAAGACGACCCGAATGACGGAAACGGCATTGGCCGTGTAGTGCGCGAAATAAAGAAAGATGGCTCGTTCGGACCTATTTATTTCATTTATTATAATCACGGATTCAACGAAAAGAATACCGACTATCCATATTTCAAGAAAAGCAAAGACCGTGAATTTGTGAAAGCTTGCCAGGAGATTCTTGATAATCCGCTCTATATGATGCAATGGGTAGAAGAGGCTGATCGTGAAGACCCTATCATTCCATTGAAGAAAGGATATAAAGCATTCAACTGCTACACGCTTCCTGACGGAAGAATCGCCAGCCTTTGGAAACACGCGCTGACTTCCATCAGCGAAGATGGCGGACATACTTGGGCGGAACCCGTGCTCCGTGCAAAAGGTTTTGTTAATAGTAACGCGAAAATATGGGGACAACGTTTGAGTGACGGCACATATGCCACAGTGTATAACCCTTCCGAATTCCGTTGGCCACTTGCTATCTCATTGAGTAAGGACGGACTGGAATATACAACACTAAACCTGGTACATGGTGAAATCACACCAATGCGCTACGGTGGAAATTATAAATCATATGGTCCCCAATATCCTCGTGGCATACAAGAGGGAAACGGAGTACCTGCGGATGGTGACTTATGGGTTTCTTACAGTGTAAATAAGGAAGATATGTGGATTTCCCGTATCCCTGTGCCGGTGGAACTCAATGCTTCCGCACATGCCAATGATGACTTCTCAAAATCGAAAGCAATTGCAGAACTTACTAATTGGAATATTTATTCTCCCGCCTGGGCTCCGGTTTCTTTGGACGGACAATGGCTGAAACTGCAGGATAAAGATCCGTTTGATTATGCGAAAGTGGAACGTAAAATCCCAGCTTCTAAAGAACTGAAAGTTTCGTTCGATTTGCAAGCCGGACAAAATGATAAAGGTACACTCCAGATAGAATTCCTGAATGAGAACGGAATTGCCTGTTCCCGTATGGAGCTGACCAATGATGGTATTTTCCGTATGAAAGGTGGCTCCCGTTTCGCGAATATGATGAAATATGAAGCCGGAAAAAGCTATCACGTAGAAGCTGTTCTTTCAACGACAGACCGTAATATCCAGGTATATGTAGATGGCAAGAGAGTAGGGTTGCGTATGTTTTATGCACCGGTAGCGAGTGTTGAAAGAATTGCTTTCCGTACAGGCGTGCCACGTACATTCCCGACAGTGGATACTCCTGCCGACCAGACTTATGATTTGCCGAATGCTGGTGAACAAGAGCCTTTGGCTGAATATCGCATAGCCAACGTGAAAACATCTTCTACGGATAAGGATGCGTCTTCCGCTTTTCTGAAATATGCGGATTTCAGCCATTACGTAGATTATTTCAATGGAATGGAAGATGAGAATATCATCCAGGCAATTCCTAATGCTAAGGCTTCGGAATGGATGGAAGAGAATATTCCTTTGTTTGAATGTCCGCAACGCAATTTTGAGGAAATGTATTATTACCGTTGGTGGTCATTGCGCAAACATATCAAGGAAACTCCCGTGGAATATGGCATGACAGAATTTCTGGTACAACGTTCCTACTCGGATAAATATAACCTGATTGCCTGCGCCATCGGACATCATATTTATGAAAGCCGTTGGTTGCGTGACCCGAAATATTTGGATCAGATTATCCATACCTGGTATCGTGGTAATGACGGCGGACCTATGAAGAAAATGGATAAGTTCAGCTCATGGAATGCGGATGCGGTATTGGCACGATATATGGTAGATGGTGATAAAGACTTCATGTTGGATATGAAGAAAGATCTGGAAACCGAATACCAACGTTGGGAACGTACAAACCGTCTGAAAAACGGGTTATATTGGCAAGGTGACGTACAAGACGGTATGGAAGAATCCATCAGCGGCGGGCGCAGAAAGAAGTATGCCCGTCCTACTATCAACAGTTATATGTATGGCAATGCGAAAGCACTTTCATTGATGGGAGTCCTTTCCGGTGATGAAGGAATGGCAATGCAATATGGTATGAAAGCAGATACCCTGAAAACTTTAGTCGATACCGAATTGTGGAATACACGCCATCAGTTCTTTGAAACGATGCGTACGGATTCTTCTGCTAATGTCCGTGAGGCTATCGGTTATATTCCGTGGTATTTCAATTTGCCGGATACAGCGAAGATGTACGAAGTTGCCTGGAAAGAGATTATGGACGAGAAAGGCTTTTCTGCTCCTTACGGACTGACTACTGCCGAACGCCGCCATCCGGAGTTCCGTACACGTGGAGTGGGTAAATGTGAATGGGACGGAGCTATCTGGCCGTTCGCCTCTGCACAGACATTGACGGCAATGGCTAACTTTATGAATAATTATCCGCAAACAGTATTGTCCGACAGCGTATATTTCCGTCAAATGGAATTGTATGTAGAATCACAATACCACCGTGGACGTCCGTATATCGGCGAATATCTGGATGAAGTGACAGGTTATTGGCTGAAAGGGGATCAAGAACGTAGCCGCTATTATAATCATTCTACTTTCAATGACTTGATGATTACAGGATTGATCGGATTACGTCCGCGCCTGGATAATACGATAGAGGTGAATCCGTTGATTCCGGCAGATAAATGGGATTGGTTCTGTTTGGACAATGTATTGTATCATGGGCATAATCTGACCATTCTTTGGGATAAGAATGGCGACCGCTATCATTGTGGAAAGGGATTACGCATTTTTGTCGATGGCAAAGAAGTAGGACATGCGGATACATTGACTAGAATTGTTTGTACAAATGTTCTTTAA